The genomic segment AAACGCGATAATGGGGTCACGACCCGCCGCCTAGAGGCAGAAAGTTGAAAGCAGCCCAGAGAAACGACTTGGCGACTCGAAAAACTAAGTCTCGGCAGCTcacgaaggaaagaggcaAGAAACAAGACTAAGAAACAAGACAGTGTAGGCGCTCGAGCATCGAAGAGAATGCCGGACAAGAAGCCCGACTCACTGGACACGGCGGGTAACCGAGGCGATGTGTGAACAGGTTCGAGCTAGAAGGAAAGGTGAAGAGTAAGTTGAACTGGAGAAGCAAATGCGTGTATCGAGGACATACAGACTCACGAAGAAGACATAACCGATAAGAACTCGAGACTCGGAAGAACGACGCGGACCGTCAAGCCGAGGTCAGCTGCGAAAAGGGATTGTGTCCTTGAAGACAGCCCCGCTTTACAGACTTATTTTCTCCCTAGACTCCCTTCCCCAGTATCTTGTTGGTTGTGAAGGAGAGAATTGCCTTGCGAGGAAGTTACAAAAGCGCGGAAATCGCTGAAGTTCGGCAATAGAGCGGTTGCGAGATATCGAGCAATGCGAGTGTGCAGACTGTTCCAAACGCGGGGAAAGAGTGTACGGAGGAGAACCAACCAGTCCCAGAGGGTAGGCGAACGCGCTGTCTTCTTGATCCTTTCTCTTGGAAACACCGAAAGAAATTCAGTTTTCATGCTTCAACAAAAGACAACAAGAAACGAATCCTTTTCTCCGTAATAAAATACTTCCACGCAAGGCTCCCAGATCGCCCCCCCTGTCCTGATTCCGATCCAGCCACTATCGCTGCTGCCGTCACTCATTCCAGCCGAGCGTGTGCTGGCGTCATCTCACTATCCAATGAAATTTCAGACTTTTGATTTTTCTGACACAACCACACCACTCTTTACCGTCCCTTCCATCTTGCTCTGAAAGGGAAACGCTTCCCTCCCAATTTGGAGCAACTTCAGATACCGGGGGGAAATGCGGTGTTCTCCAGCCTGCTTAGCTTAGTTGGTAGAGCATCCGCCTAGTAAGCGGAAGGTCGTCGGTTCGACTCCGGCAGTAGGCTCTTTCTTtcatctgtttttctcgctgtaTTTATCGACTTCCCAACACGAGAAGCTTCGTGGTGATCACCATGGTTCTCTGCTGTCGATTGTGTTTTCTATGGGTCTGGCGCTAGATTGGGAATGCTTGGAGGAGGTAGCATGGAAAAAGTGACCAAGTCAAGCGCCTGCCAACTACGGCCGACTTGTTCGCGGTGGATACCTCCAGGAAGCGCTACGCTCTGTACACTTTTTTGGCTCAAACGCCTACTCCTCGGCATCCCTGTCTGTCAGAGCCGCGCGGATtacgaaaagaaaacgcctcTCCCTTGAAGGATATCTCCGCATAAACGCTCATGCAGTCTCACGGGCTCGATCTCTTGCCTCGTTCACAAGACTACACTCACCTCCTAAGCGTACACAACTTAAACTCGGTCACTCCgtagagagacagcgacatgTAGGCTCGTCAAATGCATGTATCAATTCCGTCTTCTCGATGAAATCGGACTCTCTGCCAGCTATCTGGTGTACAGTGGCGCCCCAGTAAAACGTGCAGTGCTTTTCGTTGGCTGTGTTCCAATGGGTCAAATGACAAGGCACAGGAAGACGGGTGAGACGTGAGAGACTCGACCTAATGCCTCTCGCAATTGTCTTTCGAGGGGCCAGAAGGTTCACTTTCGGAGCTTCCTGAACCGCCATGAAATCATGACGCCTTTCTGTCGTTCTCCAACATCTACGAAGGCCTAGCACAATAGAACTCGGATTCGGTAAACAGAGACTTTTAAGAAGCAGGCCAGTAGTCGAACTCGTAGAAAGTACTCGGGTGGTCTGTCGTCGGTTGACAGTCAGTTTGAAGCTGCGCCGCCCGTTCTATGATTTCGCGTTTCAAGGACTCCCGAGAGTGCCGGTTTGGGGAGCCCCGAACTCTCACTTTTTCCGACAGCCAATGCGGAAAAGTGAATCAACCGAATGCCAGATTCTTAAGTTCACGAATGCCCTCCCTCCACCGAACCTGTGCAACCACAGTTTGAAACGTCTACCGTAAATTTACGGACGCCTGCATAGCAGCCAAAAAAACTGCATGTAGCGAGATACGAGcgagcgtgcatgcacagactgCTTATGCCTGCATGACTGTCGACAGCCGTATAAACCGGCCGGTAAAGACATACACAGactatatagatatatagatatatatgtttacTTATAGAGTTTTTATATggacacatatatacatacagtcaacggaaaaagagaaacgagctTGAACTGTGTGTACATCCAGCTTGTTCGCCGTTGCCTAGTCTCTGAAGAAGCTTCCTCATTTCGATGAGACACATGAGAAGCATTCTGGTCTTAGAACCTCTGTAAAGACTCCTCATCTTGAATTCAGAGAGGTCCTGATGTTCTCTTGACAACGAAAAAGGACTACGACGTCGTAGGGCCGCCCCCTTCGCCAGACGCCGGTCCTGatcccttctttctgcgcgagcgcgtcttctttgctttcgttggctgaaaaaacaaagccGCAGCAGCAGGGGTCTGCCGAGTGAAAGAGGCATGTCTCAAAGTCGACGAAGCCTGTACCCAAAAAGAGGCGTCGTGAAGAAGTTCTGCTATACAGAGAGACCGAGATCAAATATTGCGGAAGATTGAACTCCGCAGACGTGCACTGTGTTGTGGCGTCTCACACCACTCCTGTGACGAAGTCGAGAATCTCCATGAACTCAAAAAAACTCGCACATCCAatgcacatacacacagGCTGTCTCTAACCATAAAGACCTGCATGCTCATTTACCTCGGTACATCCGCGCcgccctctcctccctctcctctctctctctcgaactTGTACACATTCCCCTACCTATCTGTGACTCCATACAAGTGTCTACAAATAAACATGCCTGTGCATACGTATGCATTTGCTGTACGCATATACACGCAGCTACGAAACGTCGAATGTACTgttgctcttcctctccagtgTCTTTCACGAAGCTCCGTATCTCTGCATAAGCCCCACTGATGACATGTGGACGCctacgcatgcacgcacacaCTGGCTTTTCATTGTTTTTCGCAGACTCTAGGTGGAAAGGCAGGCGCCTCTTCTCAGCATGTCGACATCTTGACTTACCGGCGCATTAACGACTGTTTTTTGCGACTTtttgcaggagagaggatTGACGCCTTtccgcgccttcttcctaCGTTTCACACACATCGTGACAACCAGTCCACGCCACAATGAAACAGAGACTCATGGAcacaagaagcgaagacaagACCCTGCGAAGCAGCAGTCCAGAAAGCGCCCGTTCTTCGGTGCCCTCTGCGCCGAACAGGCAGCTGGTTTTGCGTTCTGTCTTTGCGTCTACCATGCGCCTGTCTCGCTCGACCTGTCGCCATCGGCATCTCGCGGTGTGCcccttcctcgcgtctctctctttctcgctccgCTCGTGAAACTCTGTACATGTGCGAGAATTCTTCTGGGACTATTGACAAGTGCATCCACGCAGTTCGACGCGGAAACCGACATGCGCCTGTGCGCAGCGTCTGACAGAAACCAGCTACGTCTCGAAGGCACTTTCGCCAGTGCTTCGCAGCGCTTCACAGTGCTTCGAAAAGTCCTGATATCACCCCAAACGCGAGAGGCAGGCTGCGAAAACGGAcgtctctcgtctgttttcCCCATCCATCCATCGGCCCCCCGCCTTCAGGTCCTCCAGCAACTGCTGTTCTTGCTCCCGCAGTCCTTTCGGCTTCAGTCGCTGAAACTGAAGAGTTCTTTCctcactttttcttctcggcgccTCGGAGAgccgaggagggagacgaggcagTGCCGCCGGGAGCCCCAGCGTTCTGCGCCTTGACTCTTCTTCGAGTCTCATGGAACAgccgtcgttcttctttgcccattcgcagcttcttcttttcctcgagtTCGTGCTTCGCGCGGGTCTTCGACGTCGGCGGCTCCAGCTGAAGAATGCCGCCTTTGTACAGAAAGATGAGCGGAACGCCCGGCACTGCTctgaaacacagagacaaaacaCCAGTGCTCCACTATCCACCCTGTCGAAGAGCCAGAGGATCCCCCAacaggaagacgaacgaCGCCCCAAACTAGCACTCGAAGGCAAATCACGCAACAGGTCTtcggctgcttctccctctcgatcttctgcttccgctgctcctcctttttctcctcctcctttttctcctcctcctttttctcctcctcctttttctcccccttccggttcgtctctcttccccttcagGCCTTGCCTTCGTCTGGAACCATCCGCGTCAACATTTGGGTGCTGTCTCCCTGTTCGCCGTTCTGCACTTGCCTCAACTTCTCTCTCAGGCGTCGGTCTTGCGTGGCGACGCATAGCTTTGGAGAATTTCTCTGGCCGATTACGCGACAGATGCatcgaaacgcatccgcgcAGAACACAGTCCCGCTCGgcgtcgcctcgctctcttctttccagtctctcgctcccttctctccggaagaacgagaaacgccTCTGTTCTCGGAAGAAAAGGTTGTGCCTagcagctcttcttcctggcgAGCTCGGAACGCCGCCAACGCAGGGTGAAGAGAAaacttctctcgctgcggaTTCGCGGTCTCGCCTTCactgcctctctgttcctcgaatctctcagcttctccttcttctccctcttctccctcttctcgctcgcctccgtcctcgcctccgccctcgccttctcctccattctcttcgttctcgggCATCGAGACCAAATGCCGCCGAGCGTCATCCAGGTCATGCTTACAGTGGAACCTGAGGCGAAGAGCACCACCGAACAACGCGGCAACGcgcctctttctgcttccttcctccgcgTCCGAAGACGCTCTTCGCGACGCCTTGAAGCGCCTTCAGTCCCCTCGCCAACTTCTCCACAGCGACAAGCATtgcatgtacacacacagaggCATTCCTAAATGCATGCGGACATGCGCCACAAGTGAAgccagagacacacagggGGAAACAGTAAACATCTACGGGTTaactgtacagacacccacatataactatatatatatatataaatataaatatatataaatatatataaatatatgtgaatgaagatatatatatatatatgtatgtatttgcatGTATAGACTGGTCCGATGCCAGATGGACGCAAGCACACCGAAACATGTCAACTCACATGAATAGATatgatatatacatagatatatatatatatatagatatatagatatatatatagatatatatagatatatagatacatgtGAGCCTTGAGAGTTGTCGAATCTCACCGACGAAgccgtttgcatgcagcaatGGCACCgatgcttttctctcgtggaAGCTGGCGAAGCTCGCTGACGATACACGGAGTCACCactgaaaaaggaagagagacgtcgGTGAAACAGAACTGGAAATGTTCCGGTGAACGCACGGAGTGAAAAAAGGACTGCACTCCATGCCTCGACTCTCACCAGCGAATTCACGGTATTACAGATGACGCATTTCGATGCCTTTAGCTCCGGCCATACCCGCAAACAGTCACACATATACAAAGGATATGcgtatacatgtacacacataaatatacatatatatatatatatttacactcttgtatatatatatatatatatacatataaacatatatatacacacacgcatacatatatataaatatatatatatatatatataaatatatatatatatatataaatatatatataataaatatatatatatatatataataaatatatataaatatatatatatatatgaatgcaATCTGCATGTTGACGTGCAGACGGTCGCTTCTTTGCGTATTTGTATGTCGGCATGCAGCTCTTTAAAGACGTATTCTCGGGGACCTGCACAACTGTGAATATTGACAAAGCGTTGTTGCGCCAGTgagccgagagaagaaatgaatTTAGCGCGGGCGAGCATATGGCTACACGGCCCCACAAGTACCAGTGTACGCACCTGCACAGCCTCTCTATCTCAGTCACCGTTCCTCTACATCTTTTTTGTACGTACATCTGTCCGTTTCGATCAAGGAGCCGATTTCGACTTCTCAAGATCCATCTACACGCATACTTTATACCTCTCTGCggacatacatatatatacatatataaatatatatatatatgtatatgtatatgtatacacaagtatgtgtatatatcactatgctctctctctgtgactCAGGCTGCTGTACATCAGTGTGTAGATACACCCGTGAAATGTTATGTCTGTTTCTCAGCGTGTATTTATGTATCTCTGTACCTGTGTCTACGTACGTCTCTTTACGTCGCTTTGTTtcgatctctctctatctagGTCTACGACTCTACGTATCTGCATATCTGTATCCCTGCATTTATCTGCGTCTCGCAACTGGTTTTCGTTCACAGCCTGCGTCCGAAGCTCCGAACCTCCACCGCTGTCTGTTGTTTTCTGAGTAATACgcgttctccctttctcgacGAACGTTGACGAGTACGCAGCCAGCTGTTCTGTGCTGCCGCGCGCGTAAGGATCTCGCGGCTTTGAGGCGTTCGTCTCACGGATTGAGCATTGAccgccgagaagaagaggaagctggtcggcgagagagaggcgatgcTTCAGTGCCGCAGTCAAGAAGGTGCCGtcgactgcagagagacagcagacagacagcagagagaacgcgcgaggaagcagatgcAGCGGCTTCCGGAGAGACCGAGGAGCGCCGGCGAACAGGGAGTTGCGCTCGGCATGGCCGGAAACGAAACGCAAAACTTGAGGCGGGGCGGCGAGACGAGAACAGACGACGAACGCGGAGGGTGAACGGTacggcgagagagcgaaaggaaagaaaggagaagaacagacggCAACGGCGCAACGGCGCcgacgagaggcgaaggctgAAGAAATTCTCatcgtgcatgcagggacgaacgagaggaggaagaccaGCAGAGAGGGTCACGGAGAATGccactgaaaaaaaaggagaaacaggaggagagaacagaagagaacggaagagaacagaagagaacagaagcgaaggtaagagagagacagaaaaaggagacacctagagggagaaagcgagaagagcagcggcgacgaaggagaatgaaaacgagggagaacatcgaacagagaagagagagaaaaccagaatgagagaaagggagagaacgagaaagagacataTAGAgtcgagacaggagagaggaataTGTTACCGAGAACTTTGAATGGCTCTTTGATGCCGAAGCCGACGGAGTAGAAACGCATGACGCGCTTGAATTGTTTCCGGCGACTGATCCTCATTATtaacagacagaagaaggcaggagagatggagaaaatggagaaagCGTGAAGGAAGACCCGACACAGTGAAGTAAAAATGGTGGaaaaaatggagaaaaaatGGGAGGAAAGACCCGACACAGTGAAGTAAAAATGGTggagaaaatggaaaaaaTGGGAGGAAAGACCCGACACAGTGAAGTAAAAATGGTggagaaaatggaaaaaaTGGGAGGAAAGCGGAATAAACTTgatgaaaaagagaggaacgggCGAAGAGCAGTAGatagaaaaaagaaaaaccgcGAGAGATgaaacggggagaagaaagagaggggacgCGAAGGGTGGCGACCaagagaagcacagaaaaaagaaagaagcgacagcaggCGACAGGGAAGGTTTCATAGAAGCGttcgaa from the Toxoplasma gondii ME49 chromosome IX, whole genome shotgun sequence genome contains:
- a CDS encoding hypothetical protein (encoded by transcript TGME49_292190~Signal peptide predicted by SignalP 2.0 HMM (probability 0.980) with cleavage site probability 0.271 at residue 36~Predicted trans-membrane domain (TMHMM2.0):21-44:50-73:82-105:111-134), producing MKPSLSPAVASFFFLCFSWSPPFASPLFLLPVSSLAVFLFSIYCSSPVPLFFIKFIPLSSHFFHFLHHFYFTVSGLSSHFFHFLHHFYFTVSGLSSHFFSIFSTIFTSLCRVFLHAFSIFSISPAFFCLLIMRISRRKQFKRVMRFYSVGFGIKEPFKVLVDGTFLTAALKHRLSLADQLPLLLGGQCSILVTPCIVSELRQLPREKSIGAIAACKRLRRFHCKHDLDDARRHLVSMPENEENGGEGEGGGEDGGEREEGEEGEEGEAERFEEQRGSEGETANPQREKFSLHPALAAFRARQEEELLGTTFSSENRGVSRSSGEKGARDWKEESEATPSGTVFCADAFRCICRVIGQRNSPKLCVATQDRRLREKLRAVPGVPLIFLYKGGILQLEPPTSKTRAKHELEEKKKLRMGKEERRLFHETRRRVKAQNAGAPGGTASSPSSALRGAEKKKKKARKGVNPLSCKKSQKTVVNAPPTKAKKTRSRRKKGSGPASGEGGGPTTS